One Microbacterium marinum genomic window carries:
- the coaD gene encoding pantetheine-phosphate adenylyltransferase produces the protein MSNRIAVVPGSFDPPTLGHLDVIRRAAGLYDQLHVLVVHNPGKEAMLPIAQRLNLLEQSISESDIEGDVVVAAWSVGLLVDYATDVGAGVLVKGIRSQVDVAYETPMAIVNRHLAHVETVFLLPDPAHALVSSSLVRQVASLGGDVSPFVPPAVARFLDTGATTD, from the coding sequence ATGAGCAACCGGATCGCCGTCGTCCCCGGGTCCTTCGACCCGCCGACGCTGGGTCACCTCGACGTCATCCGCCGCGCGGCCGGACTCTACGACCAGCTTCATGTCCTGGTCGTGCACAACCCCGGCAAGGAGGCGATGCTCCCCATCGCCCAGAGGCTGAACCTGCTGGAGCAGTCCATCTCCGAGAGCGACATCGAGGGCGATGTCGTCGTCGCCGCGTGGAGCGTGGGGCTTCTCGTCGACTACGCGACGGACGTCGGTGCGGGTGTCCTCGTCAAGGGGATCCGGTCGCAGGTGGACGTCGCGTACGAGACACCGATGGCCATCGTGAACCGTCACCTCGCGCACGTCGAGACGGTGTTCCTGCTGCCCGACCCCGCACACGCGCTGGTGTCGAGCTCACTCGTTCGCCAAGTGGCATCCCTCGGCGGCGACGTCTCACCGTTCGTGCCGCCGGCGGTCGCGCGGTTCCTCGACACCGGCGCGACGACCGACTGA
- a CDS encoding YceD family protein, whose protein sequence is MSGPFVLPVRDLIRKPGEMREFDLSVPAPEKWGEGVAFIPASGTVDVAVRLESVHEGILVSADVDTTYEGVCSRCLTDLTHPLEVEFQELFGYSGDEATDFQVQDDHVDLENLVRDAIVLSLPFQPVCQPDCPGLDPVTGEKLTENTVPETQIDPRWNALAALTAPTPDHDDEAARPDADDTEKS, encoded by the coding sequence GTGAGCGGTCCGTTCGTCCTTCCCGTCCGCGACCTCATCCGCAAGCCCGGCGAGATGCGCGAGTTCGACCTGTCGGTCCCGGCACCGGAGAAGTGGGGGGAAGGTGTGGCCTTCATCCCGGCGAGCGGGACGGTGGACGTTGCGGTCCGGCTCGAGTCCGTGCACGAGGGCATCCTGGTCTCTGCAGACGTCGACACGACCTACGAAGGCGTGTGCAGTCGGTGTCTGACGGACCTGACACACCCCCTCGAAGTCGAGTTTCAGGAGCTCTTCGGGTATTCTGGTGACGAAGCGACCGACTTCCAGGTTCAAGACGACCACGTGGATCTTGAAAATCTGGTGCGGGATGCGATCGTCCTGTCGCTTCCGTTCCAGCCGGTGTGTCAGCCGGATTGCCCCGGGCTCGACCCGGTCACGGGTGAGAAGCTGACCGAGAACACCGTGCCGGAGACGCAGATCGACCCGCGCTGGAATGCGCTGGCCGCCTTGACGGCCCCCACCCCAGACCACGACGACGAGGCAGCACGCCCCGACGCCGACGACACAGAGAAGAGCTGA
- the rpmF gene encoding 50S ribosomal protein L32, which produces MAGNPPKRKVSRSNTRSRRAQWKAEAPTLVKTIENGKVVYSRPHQAKVVTDSQGTELFLEYKGRKVADI; this is translated from the coding sequence ATGGCAGGTAACCCCCCGAAGCGGAAGGTCTCCCGCTCCAACACCCGTTCGCGTCGCGCGCAGTGGAAGGCCGAGGCCCCCACGCTCGTCAAGACCATCGAGAACGGCAAGGTCGTCTACAGCCGTCCCCACCAGGCGAAGGTCGTCACCGACTCGCAGGGCACGGAGCTGTTCCTCGAGTACAAGGGCCGCAAGGTCGCCGACATCTGA
- the rnc gene encoding ribonuclease III, whose amino-acid sequence MTDASAGLSALTDKLGVDIDPELLSLALTHRSFAYENGGIAHNERLEFLGDSILGQAVTVHLFRCHPDLDEGSLAKRRASVVSTVALAEVARGIDLGPHLRLGRGEDQTGGRDKDSILADTTEAIIGATYLSAGPDAATRLVLSLVAPLMADPERYGAAMDPKTSLQELAARLELPPPAYTVEAEGPDHHRVFTATVTVGKATARGTGSSKKQAEMAGALALWRSLSATDQ is encoded by the coding sequence GTGACAGACGCATCTGCAGGGCTCAGCGCCCTGACCGACAAGCTCGGGGTCGACATCGACCCCGAGCTTCTGTCGCTCGCCCTCACGCACCGTTCGTTCGCCTACGAGAACGGCGGGATCGCCCACAACGAGCGTCTGGAGTTCCTCGGGGACTCGATCCTCGGACAAGCGGTGACCGTGCACCTCTTCCGCTGTCATCCTGACCTCGATGAGGGCTCGCTGGCGAAACGTCGCGCGAGTGTGGTCTCCACGGTCGCCCTCGCGGAAGTCGCGCGTGGCATCGATCTTGGACCGCACCTGCGCCTCGGGCGCGGCGAAGACCAGACCGGCGGGCGTGACAAGGACTCGATCCTCGCCGACACCACCGAGGCGATCATCGGCGCGACCTACCTGTCAGCGGGCCCCGACGCCGCGACCCGACTGGTCCTGAGCCTCGTCGCTCCTCTGATGGCGGACCCCGAGCGCTACGGCGCAGCCATGGATCCGAAGACGAGTCTCCAAGAGCTCGCCGCCCGGCTCGAGCTCCCGCCGCCCGCGTACACCGTCGAGGCCGAGGGCCCCGACCACCACCGGGTCTTCACCGCGACGGTCACCGTTGGCAAGGCAACCGCTCGCGGCACCGGGTCGAGTAAGAAGCAGGCCGAGATGGCGGGTGCCCTCGCCCTCTGGCGGTCGCTGTCCGCCACCGACCAGTGA
- the mutM gene encoding bifunctional DNA-formamidopyrimidine glycosylase/DNA-(apurinic or apyrimidinic site) lyase yields MPELPEVEVVRAGLEPAVVGSRIEAVTVADDRALTRHPGTADDFAAELTGRAVSAAVRRGKFLWLPLEDSATAMVGHLGMSGQMLLRPSGAPAERHERIRFDIRHPHHGDLALVFADQRTFGSLAIDDLLSTPDGAPGGRGSERPVVPSQVAHIARDPLDAAFDDSAFRLVLGRSKSAVKRVLLDQTVVSGIGNIYADESLWAARVHPETVAGSLATRTVARVLTEVRAVLDKALAEGGTSFDAQYVNVNGQAGYFAHSLNAYGRTGQPCPRCGTPIVRVSFTNRSSHYCPRCQRRR; encoded by the coding sequence GTGCCTGAACTGCCCGAGGTCGAGGTCGTCCGCGCCGGCCTCGAACCCGCGGTCGTCGGCTCCCGCATCGAGGCCGTCACCGTCGCCGACGACCGGGCGCTCACCCGGCATCCCGGCACCGCCGACGACTTCGCCGCCGAGCTCACGGGCCGCGCGGTCTCGGCGGCGGTGCGGCGGGGGAAGTTCCTGTGGCTTCCGCTCGAGGACTCCGCCACCGCGATGGTCGGGCACCTCGGGATGAGCGGGCAGATGCTGCTTCGTCCCTCCGGGGCTCCCGCGGAGCGTCACGAACGGATCAGGTTCGACATCCGGCATCCGCACCACGGCGATCTCGCCCTCGTCTTCGCAGACCAGCGCACCTTCGGTTCGCTCGCGATCGACGATCTGCTCTCCACGCCCGACGGAGCACCCGGCGGGCGGGGAAGCGAGCGTCCGGTCGTCCCGTCGCAGGTCGCGCACATCGCTCGCGATCCGCTGGATGCCGCTTTCGACGACAGCGCATTCCGTCTAGTCCTCGGGCGCTCGAAGTCCGCCGTGAAGCGTGTGCTGCTCGACCAGACTGTCGTGAGCGGCATCGGCAACATCTACGCCGACGAGTCGCTGTGGGCTGCGCGGGTCCACCCCGAGACGGTTGCCGGATCATTGGCGACGCGCACGGTCGCGCGCGTGCTGACCGAGGTCCGGGCGGTCCTGGACAAGGCTCTCGCCGAGGGCGGGACGAGCTTCGACGCGCAGTACGTGAACGTCAACGGGCAGGCCGGCTACTTCGCGCACTCGTTGAACGCCTACGGGCGCACCGGCCAGCCCTGCCCACGGTGCGGGACGCCGATCGTCCGGGTGAGCTTCACCAACCGCTCGAGCCACTACTGCCCCAGGTGCCAGCGACGCCGGTGA
- a CDS encoding GNAT family N-acetyltransferase, which translates to MHTPIDFTVHPLVIPARLEDEDASDFIQLTEVRNRIYREIAGNDDETLTPAQLLPHYAPNPDEIRVVHVVRVGGEIVGRVGVDVPLEPGSKVAYWLIELLEAVQGRGLGRALYPLVEETARAHGRTVLESWAEHPEASGPTLPSPTGFGEIPRDRAARFYLDLGYTLEQVDRKSTLEIEAALPHVATLLDAARTRSTGYRVEQWTLPTPPEHAAGYAWAKSRMSTDVPTAALEIDEETWDVDRLARHDARFTDAGQTVLVTVAIHEESGDVVAFNELVSGVDESATTHQMDTLVLKEHRGHKLGQLVKCAGILRWHEIAPHSGRILTFNAEENRPMLDINEEIGFVPRAYIGAWKKTLAS; encoded by the coding sequence ATGCACACCCCCATCGACTTCACGGTCCATCCGTTGGTCATCCCCGCACGCCTCGAAGATGAGGACGCGTCGGACTTCATCCAGCTCACCGAGGTCCGCAACCGGATCTACCGCGAGATCGCCGGCAACGACGACGAGACGCTGACGCCGGCGCAGCTCCTGCCGCACTACGCACCGAACCCCGACGAGATCCGCGTCGTCCACGTGGTGCGCGTCGGCGGTGAGATCGTCGGTCGTGTCGGCGTCGACGTGCCGCTCGAACCCGGTTCGAAAGTCGCCTACTGGCTCATCGAGCTCCTCGAAGCCGTGCAGGGTCGCGGTCTCGGTCGCGCCCTCTATCCCCTGGTCGAGGAGACGGCTCGCGCCCACGGGCGCACCGTCCTCGAGTCGTGGGCCGAGCACCCCGAGGCGTCGGGGCCGACACTGCCTTCGCCGACCGGGTTCGGCGAGATCCCCCGCGATCGAGCGGCGCGGTTCTACCTCGACCTCGGGTACACGCTCGAGCAGGTCGATCGGAAGAGCACTCTCGAGATCGAGGCCGCGCTCCCGCACGTCGCCACGCTCCTCGACGCTGCGCGGACGCGCTCGACCGGCTACCGCGTCGAGCAGTGGACGCTGCCGACGCCGCCCGAGCATGCCGCCGGCTACGCGTGGGCGAAGTCTCGGATGTCGACGGACGTGCCGACGGCAGCGCTCGAGATCGACGAGGAGACGTGGGATGTGGATCGGCTTGCGCGCCACGATGCGCGCTTCACCGACGCCGGCCAGACGGTGCTGGTGACGGTCGCGATCCACGAGGAGAGCGGTGACGTCGTGGCCTTCAACGAACTCGTGAGCGGAGTGGACGAATCGGCGACGACGCACCAGATGGACACGCTCGTCCTGAAGGAGCACCGGGGACACAAGCTCGGCCAGCTCGTGAAGTGCGCCGGGATCCTCCGGTGGCACGAGATCGCTCCGCACTCCGGGCGCATCCTGACGTTCAACGCCGAGGAGAACCGCCCCATGCTCGACATCAACGAGGAGATCGGCTTCGTTCCGCGCGCCTACATCGGCGCGTGGAAGAAGACGCTCGCCAGCTGA